In one window of Brenneria goodwinii DNA:
- a CDS encoding YcjF family protein, translating into MNEPLKPRMTFDQASPAEPEPQLRASQAFDEQDAQHFAPIAREQEVPEEGVAEEVVNAALRPKRSLWRRMVMAGLTLFGVSAIAQGVQSLHNSWVQQDWIALGGIAAGGLIVVAGVGSIAVEWRRLYRLRQRAEERDVARDLLHSHGIGRGREFCEKLARQAGLDNGHPALQRWQASLHETHNDREVIELYARLVQPVLDRQARQEISRSAAESTLMIAVSPLALVDMAFIAWRNLRLINRIAALYGIDLGYFSRIRLFRLVLLNIAFAGASELVREIGMDWMSQDLAARLSARAAQGIGAGLLTARLGIKAMELCRPLPWLNDKPRLGDFRRELIGQVKATLQKAK; encoded by the coding sequence ATGAACGAACCACTGAAACCGCGCATGACCTTTGATCAGGCATCGCCAGCGGAGCCGGAGCCGCAGTTGCGCGCCAGCCAGGCATTTGACGAACAGGATGCGCAACACTTCGCGCCTATTGCCCGTGAACAGGAAGTGCCGGAAGAGGGGGTGGCGGAAGAGGTCGTCAACGCCGCCTTGCGTCCGAAACGCAGCCTGTGGCGGCGCATGGTGATGGCTGGTTTGACGCTGTTTGGCGTTAGCGCCATCGCGCAGGGCGTGCAATCGCTGCATAATTCATGGGTTCAGCAGGATTGGATCGCGCTGGGCGGCATCGCCGCCGGCGGTTTAATTGTCGTGGCCGGCGTAGGGTCGATCGCCGTGGAATGGCGGCGGCTGTACCGGCTGCGCCAGCGGGCGGAAGAGCGTGATGTCGCCCGTGATTTACTGCACAGCCACGGCATTGGGCGCGGGCGTGAATTTTGTGAAAAGCTGGCCCGGCAAGCCGGGTTGGATAACGGACACCCGGCGTTGCAGCGCTGGCAGGCTTCGCTGCATGAAACGCATAATGACCGTGAGGTGATTGAGCTGTATGCCCGGCTGGTGCAGCCGGTATTGGATCGTCAGGCGCGCCAGGAAATCAGCCGTTCCGCGGCGGAGTCGACCCTGATGATCGCGGTCAGCCCGTTGGCATTGGTGGATATGGCCTTTATCGCCTGGCGAAATTTGCGGTTGATCAACCGCATTGCGGCGCTCTACGGCATCGACCTGGGCTATTTCAGCCGTATCCGCCTTTTTCGCCTGGTGCTGCTGAATATCGCCTTTGCCGGGGCATCCGAACTGGTGCGGGAGATCGGTATGGACTGGATGTCGCAGGATCTGGCGGCCAGACTGTCGGCGCGCGCCGCGCAGGGGATTGGCGCGGGCCTGTTGACGGCGCGTCTTGGCATCAAAGCCATGGAACTGTGCCGGCCGCTGCCCTGGCTGAACGACAAGCCGCGTCTGGGGGATTTCCGGCGTGAACTGATCGGGCAGGTGAAGGCGACGCTGC